In the Plodia interpunctella isolate USDA-ARS_2022_Savannah chromosome 6, ilPloInte3.2, whole genome shotgun sequence genome, one interval contains:
- the LOC128670686 gene encoding uncharacterized protein LOC128670686 translates to MTSERAIPHLRDIFGLNQQYDAKSFDDNDDKNKKTKKNKKEDYRSYANGDVKTLERHLSMKKTIRKKIMRDLQQAFVEDPNEFKVENTSPEKLKAELSAEAVKIEKNVRKNDPTFLDMLRGETRGEEAREEQPPAEKTSFWRRLTMKNKNKR, encoded by the coding sequence ATGACGTCGGAACGGGCCATTCCCCACCTCCGGGACATCTTCGGTCTCAATCAGCAATACGACGCCAAGAGTTTTGACGACAACGATGACAAAAACAAGAAGactaagaaaaataagaaGGAGGACTACCGCTCTTACGCCAATGGGGACGTCAAAACACTAGAAAGACACCTCAGTATGAAGAAGACTATAAGGAAAAAGATTATGCGTGATCTTCAGCAGGCGTTCGTTGAAGACCCTAACGAGTTTAAGGTCGAAAATACGAGCCCGGAGAAGCTGAAGGCGGAACTCAGCGCGGAAGCGGTGAAAATCGAGAAGAACGTACGTAAGAATGATCCCACGTTCCTAGACATGCTGAGGGGTGAAACGAGGGGAGAGGAGGCGAGGGAGGAGCAGCCCCCAGCCGAGAAGACAAGCTTCTGGCGACGGCTCactatgaagaataaaaataagagaTAA
- the LOC128670887 gene encoding uncharacterized protein LOC128670887 translates to MGYREACRFYGVPFATVHDRLSGKVAIDKKPKVGPNPVLGVEGEAKLTKWILDMAKCGFPISKQGLLESVSKIIAKTGIKTPFKYGMPGDTWYQKFLKRHPEISIREPEGINNARAAITENRIRHWFKDLRNYIMSIDAMDIFEDPDRIFNGDETGFSLCPKSGKVLGPKGYKNLFIIKKNNEKENITVLLVFSASGKLCPPLVIFPYVRPPKALVNNMPESWVLGRSESGWMKSDVFFEYVTNDYNDWLIKNNVKKPILLFIDGHKSHMTYALSEFCEANDIILYALPPNSTHMLQPADVSVFRPLKQNWKNIVKKSDQAVTKFNFCSILNNTLSQTELKDAIRNGFRKCGLYPVNEDNVDYTKCVKDTQLRVEKERREKNSRSNKKTTATAKEFDAAMKVISIIKNELSERNIDSEVVLKEIEISKATYLQNRRSKSKTPRNSAASDLSTSILPIEMLAMFDEPETNMVKDDEDPQAAAPNQLTTNMTTDITPENLSFEETETKEEQGVSQLFKSTDLDHSNLLASNENITLPDPGSYISLNNISVIPLDEIEISHQAQSTQLLITENENQYYTLNVTADIHNDNNENNNETPMPIIDKLLSFDEVFEHHLHFPEPKASPKTVIRQVKLPSAISSQAWRDYYKKKDEEKENIQLQKKLKQQLKEEEKKKKADEKEKKKKKKVLSKKNINKKDTLLCSECAEELISDVEDDLEKNIGCDVCIRWFHLKCTEMREKSYFEAALTTYKCSFCQN, encoded by the coding sequence atggGTTATAGAGAAGCCTGTCGATTTTATGGCGTGCCATTTGCCACAGTGCATGATCGTCTTAGCGGTAAAGTAGCAATCGACAAAAAACCAAAAGTTGGTCCAAATCCTGTCTTAGGAGTGGAAGGAGAGGCAAAACTCACTAAATGGATTCTGGATATGGCAAAATGTGGGTTTCCTATAAGTAAACAAGGGCTGCTAGAGAGTGTATCGAAAATTATAGCAAAAACTGGTATCAAGACTCCATTTAAATATGGAATGCCAGGAGATACTTGGTATCAAAAATTTCTTAAGCGGCATCCAGAAATAAGCATTCGTGAACCCGAAGGTATTAATAATGCAAGAGCTGCCATAACTGAGAACCGCATCAGACATTGGTTCAAAGATCTGCGAAATTACATTATGTCTATTGATGCGATGGATATATTTGAAGATCCAGATAGAATCTTCAATGGTGATGAAACAGGGTTTTCCCTATGCCCAAAAAGTGGCAAAGTTTTAGGACCAAAAGGTTACAAAAacttattcataattaaaaaaaataatgaaaaagaaaatataacggTCTTATTGGTATTTTCAGCAAGTGGAAAATTGTGCCCACCGTTAGTAATTTTTCCGTATGTAAGACCCCCAAAAGCATTGGTCAACAATATGCCCGAGTCATGGGTTCTTGGTCGTTCTGAGAGTGGCTGGATGAAAAGTGATGTATTCTTTGAATACGTCACCAATGATTATAATGATTggctgataaaaaataacgttaaGAAGCCCATTCTCTTATTTATTGATGGACATAAATCGCACATGACTTATGCTTTGAGTGAATTTTGTGAAGCAAATGATATAATTCTATACGCATTGCCACCAAATAGTACTCATATGCTCCAACCGGCTGATGTTAGTGTATTCAGACCACTAAAACagaattggaaaaatatagttaaaaaatcagaccaagctgtaacaaaattcaatttttgctccattttaaataataccctGTCACAAACTGAGCTAAAAGACGCTATCAGAAATGGGTTCAGAAAGTGTGGCCTATACCCGGTAAATGAAGATAATGTTGATTACACAAAATGTGTAAAGGATACACAACTAAGAGTAGAGAAAGAGAGAAGAGAGAAAAATTCAAGATCGAATAAGAAAACTACAGCGACTGCAAAAGAGTTTGATGCAGCAATGAAagtaatatcaataattaaaaatgaactgTCGGAACGTAATATAGATTCAGAAGTCGTTTTAAAAGAGATAGAAATTTCTAAAGCAACATATCTCCAAAATAGGCGTTCTAAATCAAAGACGCCTCGAAATTCTGCGGCCTCAGATCTTAGTACATCCATTCTGCCTATTGAGATGTTAGCAATGTTTGACGAACCTGAAACAAATATGGTAAAAGATGATGAAGATCCTCAAGCTGCAGCACCAAATCAACTTACAACTAATATGACAACAGACATCACTCCAGAAAACTTAAGCTTTGAAGAAACTGAAACCAAAGAAGAGCAAGGTGTTTCACAACTTTTCAAAAGTACTGATCTCGACCATTCGAATTTGCTTGcttctaatgaaaatataactttaccTGACCCAGGttcatatatttcattaaataacatATCAGTAATCCCTCTTGATGAGATAGAGATATCTCATCAAGCGCAATCCACACAATTATTGATAACTGAAAATGAAAACCAATACTATACATTGAACGTAACAGCAGATATTCATAAtgataacaatgaaaataacaatgagaCACCAATGCCGATAATTGATAAACTGTTATCCTTCGATGAAGTCTTTGAGCACCACCTACATTTCCCAGAGCCAAAGGCATCCCCAAAAACAGTAATCCGTCAAGTTAAGTTGCCAAGCGCAATTTCATCACAAGCCTGGCGAGactactacaaaaaaaaagatgaagaaaaagaaaatattcaattacagAAAAAGCTTAAACAACAATTGAAGgaggaagaaaagaaaaagaaagcaGATGAAaaggagaagaagaagaaaaagaaggttttatcaaaaaagaatattaataaaaaagatacttTGTTATGCAGTGAATGTGCTGAAGAATTAATTAGTGACGTTGAAGAtgatttggaaaaaaatataggctGCGATGTATGCATTCGCTGGTTCCACTTAAAATGCACAGAAATGCGcgaaaaatcttattttgaaGCAGCTCTAACGACCTATAAATGttcattttgtcaaaattaa